The following are from one region of the Ischnura elegans chromosome 12, ioIscEleg1.1, whole genome shotgun sequence genome:
- the LOC124169164 gene encoding myb/SANT-like DNA-binding domain-containing protein 3, protein MIAKMERMNSVERDILISLIMKYRDILENKKTDAVSVSEKVLCWRKIEDLFNANATVQKRQWKQLRKAWDNIKTKRKRMQAQETQRKLATGDAPSTPPVEDSNPELDIAIPSTAEVELAAANSSQDQQRLCHDLQVKKLQEEMSAARERHEMQMEILRLQLRQQEQALVQQVKLDEVKLKIEEEKLLQLMRQ, encoded by the exons ATGATTGCAAAAATGGAGCGGATGAACAGTGTAGAGAGAGATATTCTGATTAGTTTGATAATGAAATATAGGGACATTCTGGAAAATAAGAAGACGGATGCTGTGTCGGTTTCTGAAAAGGTACTATGCTGGAGAAAAATTGAAGATCTTTTCAATGCAAACGCCACCGTTCAGAAG CGGCAGTGGAAGCAACTAaggaaggcgtgggataatatCAAGACTAAGCGTAAGAGAATGCAGGCACAGGAAACCCAACGGAAATTGGCCACTGGAGATGCGCCAAGTACTCCGCCAGTGGAAGACTCAAATCCTGAGCTGGATATAGCCATTCCCTCGACAGCAGAGGTGGAGCTAGCAGCAGCCAACAGCAGCCAAGACCAGCAGAGGCTGTGCCACGATCTCCAGGTGAAAAAACTGCAGGAAGAAATGTCTGCCGCCAGGGAGAGGCATGAGATGCAGATGGAGATCTTAAGGCTGCAACTAAGGCAACAGGAGCAGGCTCTGGTCCAACAAGTCAAGCTGGATgaggttaaattaaaaattgaagaggAAAAGTTGCTCCAACTGATG AGACAGTAG